GGTATCTGGAAAATAAAACCCGAATAGTAATGGGAGGAAGAAAGAATGAATTTAAAAGATTATATTACTGATGTTGAGGATTATCCTGAAAAAGGAATTACGTTTCGAGATATTTCTCCACTTATGTCGGATGGAGACGCATATCGTTATTCAATCGAGCAGATTGTCGAATATGCAAAACCAATGAATGTGGATAAGGTAGTAGGACCCGAAGCAAGAGGCTTTATGGTAGGCTGTCCAGTTGCAGTGGGACTAGGTTGTGGATTTGCGATGGCTAGAAAAAAGGGAAACTTCCAAGAGAAACAATAGAAGTATCCTATGGTTTGGAATATGGAGAAGCTACGTTGCAACTCCATAAAGATGCTGTAAAACCAGGAGATAAAGTTCTGGTCTGTGATGATTTATTAGCTACTGGTGGAACAACTGCAGCAACAATTGAATTGGTTGAAAAACTTGGTGGAGAAGTAGTTGGACTTGCATTTTTAATCGAACTACTTGATTTAAAGGGAAGAGAACAAGTAAAAGGGTACGATATCTTCACATTAATGGAATATTAAAAAAGAAAAAGCCGGGAATTATGAGCCGACCCCCGAAAGTTAGACCTTAAAAATCTATCTTTTGGGGGTATTTTCATGGCTAAATATAGTTATGAGTTGAAATTAAAAATCGTTGAAGATTATATGAATGGCAAAGGGGGATATTATTACCTCGCCAATAAATATGGTGTTACGTCTGATTCAACTGTTAAAAAATGGGTGAATAGCTATAAAGCAATGGGAAAGGATAGTTTAAAACGTAGTCGTCAAAATAAGAGTTATTCTGTTCAATTCAAGGTAAATGCGGTAGAGTTATATTTAACTACAGAAATGTCCTATCAGAATCTCGCTATAGAACTTGAAATTAATAATCCCAGTCTCTTGGCAAGATGGGTTCAAGTCTTTCATAGCGAAGGTATGGAAGGCCTTTCTAAAGCGAAAGGAAGACCGCCTAAAATGACTCCAGATCAACATTCTAAAGACCAAGAGTCTCGTGAGACCAACGGGTCTCAAGAACCCCATATTGAAGAGTTGAAAAAACAAGTCCATCGTTTAGAAATAGAGAACGCCTTTTTAAAAGAACTCAGGAGGTTGCGGAGCGAGGAATCGCACAAAGCAACGAACAAATCTCAAGAGTCATTCACACCCTCCGAGGACGATTCAAATTAAAAGACATTCTTGAGGTCGTAAAATTTCCTAAATCAACGTATATGTACTGGCAAAAACGTTTTGATCGAGAAGACCCAGATAAAGAAATCAAAGAAGTGATGATGACTATAAGAAAGCAGCACGCTGATTATGGGTACCGACGTATGAAAAAAGAGTTACTTAAGTATGGTGTTGAAATCAATCATAAAAAGCTTCAGCGACTCATGGTTGAACTTGATATCCGCGTTAAATCTTATTCTCGAAAATCACGAAAATACAGTTCTTATAAAGGTAACGTCGGAGTTCTAGCTCCTAATCGTATAAATGGACGGTTTAACTCCTCTATCCCTTATCAAAAAATCACTACGGACACGACGGAGTTTAAATATTATGAGAAAGACGAATCAGGTCGTTTGCAAATTAAAAAGTTATACCTCGATCCATTTATGGATTTATTTAATCGCGAGATCATTAGTTTTAAAGTGACTAAACAACCCAATGGCGAAAGCATTATAGCAGCTTTAAATGACGCTATCCAGGCTTCGAGAACGTGTAAATATAGACGAATGTTCCATTCAGATCAGGGCTGGGCGTATCAAATGAAGGCCTATGGTGTAGAATTAGAAGACAACAACATTTTCCAAAGTATGTCCCGTAAGGGAAACTGCTTCGATAACAGTCCAATGGAGAACTTCTTTAGTATATTGAAACAGGAAATGTATCATGGACGTATTTATAAAAGTTACGGGGAATTAAAGAAAGCAATAGTGATCTTCATTAATTATTACAATAACGATCGAATGAAGGAGAAACTTAATTGGTTAAGTCCAATTGAATACCGATTATCATCACCTTCTTTAAAACAAAGCGCATAAAAAACAGAGTAGAATAATCTACTCTGCAAAAAAGTCTAACTTTTTGGGGTCACTATAATTACCCTGGCTTTTTCTTTTTTTAATAAAATTATGAAATATGACTTCTGTATAACCCTACTACTTTCCCTAGGATTTGAACGTTTTCTAATATAATTGGGGACATACTATTATTTTCAGGTTGTAGTCGATAATAGTCTTTTTCTTTATAAAATCTTTTACAGGTTGCTTCATCTTCATCCGTTATAGCAATAACGATATCACCATTTTCAGCAGACGTTTGCTTTCTAACGATAACAGAATCATCACTTAGTATACCAACGTTAATCATGCTATCACCGCGAATTTTTAACATAAACAAGTCTTCTGAAACATATTGTAAATCAGGAGGTATTGGGAAAAAGTCGGTTGCTTCTTCTATAGCAAGGATTGGTTCTCCTGCTGTTACAGTACCAAGTAAGGGCATTTGATTTGATTTTACACCAAGTTTCGTTAATCCAGTTTCGCTAACTTCTATTGCACGTGGTTTTGTAGGATCTCTATAAATATATCCTGATTTTTCTAGTCTTGATAGGTGCCCGTGCACAGTGGAAGTAGAAGAAAGATTGACTGCATTTCCAATTTCACGAACAGTTGGAGGATATCCCTTTTTCTGTACTTCGTTATATATGAAAAGCAGTACTTCCATTTGCCGGGTGTCTCTACTTTTTGTCATGAGAGCATCATCTCCGTTACTATTATTTATATGTTTATTGTAGCATAGTCAAACATTGTAATCAAACAGATGTTCGTATGAATGATAAAAAACAGCTAGAATAGATGAAAAAAGTCTGCTATTTAAAAATAGAAGAAGAAAGCAGTCATATCTATTTCTTTTTTTGTGGTATTCTTGTAAAATGGTTTAATGATAACTTTTGGGAGGAGGATATGAATGAGTACAGGAGCTTGGATTTTTATTGTAGTTTTAGGAGTAATTTTAGGTGCAGTGGGTGGATTCTTTCTTTCACGTAAGTATATGATGAATTATTTTGAAGAAAACCCTCCTTTTTCTGAAGATATGTTACGATCGATGATGATGCAGATGGGACAAAAGCCATCTGAACGCAAAGTAAAACAAATTATGGCATCGATGAAGGCACAATCTTCAAAAAAGAAAAAAAATAAGTTGAATAGATACAAATTGTGGATGCATGTTTTTGGTCCACTTTTTTTATTTTTGTAAAAGAAAGAAGGTATCAAGTGAATGGGAATATTTAAAAGATTAAAATGGTTCTTTAAACAAGAATGGAAAGCTTATAGTATTGGAATATTCTTTTTGGTGATGGTCGCAATTATTCAAGTGATATCTCCTCGAATTGTCGGAAATATTATTGATCAAATTAGTCTGAAAACACTAACTAGCCGAACTCTTCTTATTCAGGTAGGGATTATTTTAGCCTGTGGAATAGCTCAGTATCTTTTCCGTTATATTTGGAGAATGAAAATTTGGGGAACTTCAGCTAAACTTGAAAAAATTATGCGGTCTCGTTTGTTCCATCACTTTACGAAGATGGATGCCATCTTTTTCCAGAAATACCGGACAGGTGATTTAATGGCCCATGCAACTAACGATTTGAATGCTATTCGTTTAGTTGCAGGAGCTGGAATTCTTACGTTAGCGGATTCTATTTCTTCTGGAGGAATTACACTTATAACTATGCTATTTTTTGTCAATTGGAAATTAACATTGATAGCGATGCTTCCATTACCTGCTTTAACAATTGTAGCTCGTTTGTTGGGAAAAAGAATGCACAAAAATTTCCGAAAAGCACAAGCTGCCTTTTCTGGTTTGAATGACAAAACGCAAGAAAGTATTACGGGTGTTAAAGTTATTAAAACATTTGGAGAAGAAGAGTTAGATATAGAGGACTTTGAAAAAAGAACTAATGATGTAGTAGAAAAAAATAAAGAAGTTTATGTGATTGATTCCTTGTTTGGTCCATCGATTAATTTCATTATTGGAATTTCATATGCACTTTCTCTTATTTTTGGTGGATTATTCATCATGAATGGGGAAATGACAATTGGTGCCTTAGTTACTTTCTTTAGCTATATTGGATTAATGAGATGGCCTATGTTAGCAGCCGGTCGTTTACTTAATGTTTTAGAAAGAGGAAGTGCCAGTTATAACCGAATTGAGGAGTTAATGACAGAGGAGTCCCATATCGTTGAAAAGGATGGAGCAATCAATCAATCTTTAGATGGCGATTTACAAGTGGATATCAAAAGTTTTCAATATGTGAATGCAGAGCATGATGCATTAACTGATATTCATTTTACTTTGAAAAAAGGAGAAACCTTAGGGATTGTTGGAAGAACTGGTTCAGGTAAAAGTACGTTGTTCAATTTACTCCTTCGTGAGTATGATCAATATACTGGTTCCATCCAATATAATGGAATTGATATTCGCCATTATACTCTAGATAGCCTTTTGAATGGAGTTGGATATGTTCCACAAGATAACTTCCTTTTCTCAACAAATATTAGAGATAATATTCGCTTTGCCGATCCATTTCTATCTCAAGAAGAAGTAGAGTCCGCAGCTAAAATTACAGACGTTCATGAAGATATCTTAGACTTTACGAATGGATACGATACTTTAGTAGGTGAACGTGGGGTGTCTCTTTCAGGAGGTCAGAAACAGCGTGTTGCGATTGCTCGTGCAGTTGTTACTAATCCAGAATTGTTGATACTCGATGATTCTTTATCTGCAGTTGATGCGAAGACAGAAGAAAAAATATTAGAGAATCTTAAAGAAAAAAGAAATGGTGAAACAACCATTATTGCTGCACATCGAATTAGTAGTGTGATGCACGCCAATGAGATTATCGTTTTAGAAGACGGAAAAATTTCTGAACGTGGAAATCATGAAGAGTTAATGGCTTTAAATGGTTGGTACCGACAAATGTATGAAAAACAACAGCTAGAAAGTAAATTGGAAGGGGAGGATGAATAATGGAAAAATCTGTATGGTCAAAATCTTTTTCTTTTAAAGAACAAATGAGTGTCCTAAAGAAAATCTTTGTATTTGCCGCCCCCTATAAAAAGCAATTTTTTACATCATTGCTTTTCGGTATCGGACTAGCTGCTGCCAATGTCATATCACCGCGAATCATCCAAATATTTTTGGATGATTATGTAACTAAAAATAATGCTACTTTTGAAATTGGATTACAATTTGCTGGATTATATATGCTGACTATTATTTTTAAAATGGTCACGATGTACTTTCAAAATTATATATTCAAGATGGCATCGGAAAAATCAGTTCAAAATGTACGAAATCATCTCTTTCGTAAAATAAATGGACTAGGGATGCGTTATTTTGATCAAACACCAGCGGGGTCTATTGTATCTCGAATTACCAATGACACTGAAACAATAAAAGAATTTTGGGCTGTTTTTCTTGCTCTTGCAGAAGGTCTGTTAAGTATCGTTTCTGTATTTATTGCTATGTGGATTTTGAATAAATCAGTTACGCTACTATTCTTACTGTTTTTACCAATGATGGGGCTTATGGTTTGGATCTATCAAAAATATAGCACTCAAATTTATCGTTCGATGCGTCAACGATTGAGTGAACTTAATACAAAATTAAATGAAAATATATTAGGAATGTCGATCATTCAGCAATTCCGACAAGAAAAAAGATTACAAAAAGATTTTGATGATATCAATGAGTCTTATGCAAATGGCAGAATAGCAATGGTAAAAATGAATGCATTGCTTCTTTATCCTTTTATTAGTTTATTGCAAGCTATTGCCTTAACGATGGTTCTTTATCTTTTTGGTTTTCAATCTTTCGATGGTTTTGTAGAAGTAGGAATTATCTACTCCTTTACAACCTACATTACTAATTTTTTCCGACCTCTAGGCATGATGATGGATAACTTAAGTGTCTTCCAGGATGGAATTGTGTCAAGTTATCGTGTAATTAGTACATTAGATAATCCTGAACTAGTTCCTGAACAACAAGAAGAAGAAGGACTAGAAATTACTAATGGAAAAATTGAATTTAAAAATGTTACCTTTTCATATGATGGGGAGCAAGACGTTTTAAAAGATATCTCCTTTACTGCCCATCCAGGAGAAACCGTTGCATTAGTCGGCCACACAGGAAGTGGTAAAAGTTCAATTATTAATGTTCTGATGCGTTTTTATGAGTTTACAGAAGGTGATATTTTAATAGATGGGAAATCGATTAAAGATTATCCAATGGAAGAAATCCGTGAAAAAATGGGTCTCGTTTTACAAGATTCTTTTCTTTTCTACGGTGACATCTCACGCAATATAAGATTAATGGATGAAAATATTCCGGATGTAGCTATTGAAAAAGCAGCTGAATTTGTTCATGCAGACGATTTCATTGAAAGTTTACCAAATGAGTATCATGCGAAGGTAATTGAAAGAGGAGCAAGTTATTCTAGTGGAGAACGTCAATTAATTTCGTTTGCTCGCACGATTATTCGCGATCCAAAAGTATTAATTCTTGACGAGGCAACTGCAAGTATTGATACGGAAACTGAAAATCTAATTCAACAAAGTATGGAGAAGATGCGGAAAGGTCGCACAACCATTGCGATTGCACACCGTCTTTCTACCATACGAGATGCTCAGTTAATCTTAGTTTTAGAAAAGGGTAGAATTGTAGAACGTGGGACTCATGAGGAGTTAATCGCTTTAGAAGGAACCTACTATGATATGTATCGTCTTCAATCAATGAACAATTAAAGAGTAAAAAAATAGAGCCAAATGGCTCTATTTTTTCTTTTTTATATTCATAATTGAAATCAGGATTAATTTCCTTGTCTAAAACAGAAAATTGTTTGTGAATTCTCTGATTTATTTCAGCAAGTTCTTCTCGTGAAAGACGAACTCCTTTAGGAAGATAGATTGGATTTCCAAATCGAACATGTCCTTTTTTTCGTTTTAATAAAGCAGAAAAAGAAAAGGGACCTTGAAAGACAACAGGGACGATTGGAACATTTGCCATTCTTGCTATCGTAGAAGTTCCACCTTTGACAGCATCATCATAACGAGATCCTGTAGAAAAAATAAAAACATTCCGATCTCCTTTTTTTAAAATAGATACAGGTTGTTTAATTGCACTTGGACCTGGATTTTCACGATTTACTGGAAAGCCATGCATTTTGTATAGAAGCCAAGACATAAACCTAGTTTTAAATAATTCTTGTTTAGCCATCGTCGAAAACAGATGAGGATAAGCCGCTACTGCAATATAGACAGGATCTAGCCAACTTCTATGAGGTGCAGCTAAAATATATGATGTATCCTTTGGTAAATTTTCTTTGTTTTGAATATCTATCTTCCCATTCAAGATAAAGATTAATACTTTTATGAGACGGACAACTACTTTGTAGAACATGAAGCAACCTCCTGATTTATACTATTTTTATAGTATGCGATATCTATCATCATATATCAAGATGATTTTATGTTTTTATGTTTTTTAAAAAAGATAATATTTTTTTCTTGCAATTTAATCTAGTAACGGTATAATATAATACGGTGCATAACCAAATTTCACACTTCAATTGATATAGAGGCGGGTGCTTAGGGATAAGTTGCTTTTATAGTTGATATTGAGGGAGGAAAATAAAAAAACCAAACGGAGGAACAAATCATGGCAGTAATCTCAATGAAACAACTATTGGAAGCCGGCGTACATTTTGGACACCAAACTCGTCGTTGGAACCCAAAAATGAAGAGTTACATCTTCACAGAAAGAAACGGAATCTACATCATCGATTTACAAAAAACGGTGAAACTAGTAGACCAAGCATATAACTACATGCACAAACTTGCTGAAGAAGGCGGAATTGCGCTTTTCGTAGGTACAAAAAAACAAGCACAAGAATCTATCAAAGACGAAGCAATTCGTTCTGGCTAATATTACGTAAATCACCGTTGGTTAGGTGGAACTCTTACAAACTGGGATACGATTCAAAAACGTATCAAACGTTTGAAAGATATTGAAAAAATGGCAGAAGATGGTACTTTCGAAGTATTACCTAAGAAAGAAGTCGGCTTGCTTGTTAAAGAACAAGATCGTCTTGAAAAATTCTTAGGCGGAATCAAAGATATGCCTAGAATTCAGATGTAATTTTTATTGTTGACCCAAGAAAAGAAAGAATCGCTGTTCAAGAAGCACATAAATTGAACATTCCGATTGTTGCTATGGTTGACACAAACTGTGATCCAGACGAAATCGACGTAGTGATTCCATCAAATGATGACGCAATCCGCGCGGTTAAATTGATTACCGGAAAAATGGCAGATGCTATGATTGAAGGAAATCAAGGAGCAGATCAAGAGGCTGAAGAAGCATTCACTGCTGAGACAGAAGATGCAACTTCTTTAGAAGAAATCGTTGAAGTGGTTGAAGGCAACAACGAAAACGCATAAGCCTTAAACAAACGATTTACTCATTATGAATTTAAAGTGAGCTGTCTCAGAAAAGAACAAAGATATTGCAGTAAGTCAGCTAACATCTTTTGTATTTTTTGAGGCAGTTTTTATGTAAAAATTAGATACTATATTAGGAGGACATAAAAATGGCAGATGTTACTGCAAAAATGGTTAAAGAACTACGTGACAAAACTGGCGCAGGAATGATGGATGCGAAAAGAGCTCTCGTAGCAGTAGATGGAAATATGGAAGAAGCAGTTGATCACTTAAGAGAAAGTGGATTAGCACAAGCTGCAAAAAAATCTGGACGTATTGCTGCTGAAGGATTAGCAAATGTTTATGTTAATGCAAACACGGCAGTTATTGCTGAAGTTAATGCTGAAACAGACTTTGTTGCTAAAAATGATCGTTTCCAAAACCTAGTAAAAGACATTACTGTAACGATCGAAGAAAACAAGCCAGCAACCGTAGAAGAAGCTTTAGAAATCAAATCTGGAGAAGAAACGTTGAGCGATAGTATCACAAATGCTACAAACGTGATCGGTGAAAAACTTTCTCTTCGTCGTTTTGATATCGTAAATAAAACTGATAACGAAGTATTCGGTTCTTACTTACACCAAGGTGGACGTATCGCTGTATTGACTGTTCTTGAAGGAGCAGATGAAGAAACAGCTAAAGACGTAGCTATGCATATTGCAGCTATCAATCCTAAGTACATTTCACGCGAACAAGTTTCTACTGAAGAACTAGAGCATGAAAAGAAAGTTCTTACTGAACAAGCGTTGAACGAAGGAAAACCTGCAAATATCGTAGAGAAGATGATCCAAGGTCGTCTAAACAAATTCTTGAGCGAAATTTCAATGAATGATCAACCATTTGTTAAAGATCCAGATATGACTGTTGGTAAATTTGTTGAGTCCAAAGGTGGAACAGTTAAATCCTTTGTACGTTTTGAAGTAGGAGAAGGAATTGAAAAACGTCAGGAAAACTTTGCTGACGAAGTAATGAGTCAACTTAAGAAATAATAATACTGGCAAGGCCTGAGGCAGTTGTCTCAGGCTTTCTGTGTGTATAGAGTATGAAGCAAGTAAGTATCTAAATGGACGAAATAGGAGGAGAAGTTATGGAAAAACCAAAATATAAACGCGTCATTTTGAAGTTAAGTGGAGAAGCGTTAGCTGGAAAAGCAGGTTTCGGGATTAATCCTCCCATTATTAAAGAATTTGTCAAAGAAATTAAACAAGTCCAAGAATTAGGAGTAGAGATTGCTATTGTTGTGGGTGGTGGAAACATTTGGCGTGGCACAACTGGAGAAGAAATGGGTATGGAGCGGGCACAAGCTGACTACATGGGAATGCTTGCGACTGTCATGAATTCATTAGCACTCCAGGATGTTTTGGAAAATGAAGGAGTACCGACAAGAGTACAAACATCTATCGAGATGCGTCAAGTTGCTGAGCCATATATTAGAAGAAGAGCAATCCGTCACCTTGAAAAAGGTAGAGTAGTTATTTTTGCAGGTGGAACTGGAAATCCGTATTTCTCAACAGATACAACAGCGGCATTAAGAGCTGCTGAAATTGAAGCGGATGTTATTCTTATGGCGAAGAATAATGTGGATGGAGTTTATTCTGCTGATCCACAAAAAGACGCAAATGCTATTAAATTTACAGAATTAACCCATTTAGATGTTATATCAAAAGGGCTACAAGTAATGGATACTACTGCAAGTTCATTAAGCATGGATAATGATATTCCATTAGTTGTTTTCAATTTAAATAAACCCGGAAATATCCGACGTGTTATAATGGGGGAAGAAATAGGTACAACAGTAAAGGGGAGTAAAAAATGAAAGATATATTAATGGACACTTCTGAACGTATGAAGAAAGCGGAGGCTTCGTTTGAAAGAGAATTAGCTTCCATTCGTGCTGGACGTGCAAATGCTAGTCTACTAGATCGCCTTGAGGTAGAATATTATGGTGCAAGCACTCCTGTTAATCAACTTGCAACGATCGCTGTTCCAGAGGCAAGAATGCTAACCATCACTCCATACGATAAAACTGTTTTAGGTGATATCGAAAAAGCTATTTATAAAAGTGATTTAGGCCTTAATCCCGCTAATGATGGAACGTTAATTCGACTTGTGATTCCTCAACTTACTGAAGAACGAAGAAAAGAGTTAGCAAAATTAGTAGGAAAAGACAGTGAAAACGCAAAAATTGCTGTTCGAAACATTCGTAGAGATGCAATGGACGCTTTGAAAAAAGCTGAGAAAAACAGTGAAATTACGGAAGATGAATTACATATGACTGAGAAAAAAGTTCAAGAACTAACAGACGAAAGTGTAAAAAATATAGACACGATCGCTGAAAATAAGGAACAAGAACTACTAGACGTTTAATTTTTTATAAGGAAAGAGCGATTATGCTTCTTTCCTTTTTTTAATGGATAATTTAAAATTTCATAAGAAAGCAGTAATTTGAGATTCTATGTTGGTATTGATAGGAATGTCTGATAAAATGAATGGAGTTGAAACAGAAAAAGGTAGGGGTAAAAATGGCTATATTTGATAATACAAAAGAAAAGAAGGAATTAATTCTAGATAAAGAAGGAATGATTCCAGCACATATAGCAATTATTATGGATGGAAATGGTAGATGGGCAAAAAAAGACTCATGCCAAGAGTATTCGGTCATAAAGAAGGAATGAATACTGTAAAAAAAATTGCAATCCATGCTAGCGCATTAGGAGTAAAAGTTTTATCATTGTACGCTTTTTCCACTGAAAATTGGAAGCGTCCAAATGAAGAAGTAAATTTTCTAATGAATTTACCGATTGATTTTTTTGATGTATTTATGCCGGAAATTATTGCTAATAATATTAAAGTTACAGCAGTTGGAAATGTGGATGAACTTCCTGAAAAAACGAAGTCTATTATTTATAAGGCCATGGAGAAAACAAAAAACAATGAAGGTCTTATTCTAAACTTTGCTTTTAATTATGGTTCACGTTTAGAAATTACCAAGGTAATGCAAGATGCTGCACAAGAAGTCAAAATGGGAACCTTACTTCCAGAAGAAATTACCGAACAATATATATCCGATCATCTATTTACTGGGATGTTAGGAGCTTACAAAGATCCTGAATTATTAATTCGTACAAGTGGTGAATTGCGTATCAGCAACTTTTTACTCTGGCAAATTGCTTATAGTGAGCTATATTTTACAAAAGAATTTTGGCCGGATTTTAGTGTATCCTCTTTAGAAAAAGCAATTGCAACATACCAAAATCGAAACCGTCGTTTCGGAGGGTTATGAGGTGAAAAAATGAAAACAAGAACAATTACAGGGTTAATTGCCGTAGCTGTCTTTCTTCCAATGGTTTGGTACGGTTCCTGGTTACTAGTTTTAGGTACTTGCATCCTGGGATTAATAGGGATATCTGAATTCTTTATGATGAAAGAAAAAAGTTTTTTAGTTTAATGGGGCTTATTGCTTCAATAACTACGATTTTTTTAATGTTGCCTGAAACGTATTTAACTTTTTTACCGAATGGAATTACAACGATCCACCTTTTTTACTTAGGTGCAATGTTGATGCTTGTCATGACGGTACTTTCTAAAAATGAATTTACTTTTGATGATGCAGGAGTCTTTATGCTTGCTTCTTTATATGTAGGAAGAGGCTTCCATTACTTTTTAATGACCGCAGATATGGGGTTTTTTACAGTCATGTTTGTTTTATTCATCGTATGGTCTACAGATATAGGCGCTTATTTATTAGGAATGAAATTTGGGAAAACAAAGTTAGCTCCTGTTATTAGCCCCAACAAGTCCATTGAAGGCGCTGTTGGCGGAGTAGCAACGGCAGTAGTAGTCTCCTTAATTTATGTTACCTTTTACAATCAAATGAATTTATCAATTCTTCTACTAGTCTTTCTAACGATTTTGCTATCGGTAGTAGGCCAGTTGGGTGACCTAACTGAATCTGCTTTTAAAAGATATTTTGGAGTGAAAGACTCTGGGAAAATTCTGCCTGGACACGGAGGTATTTTAGATC
The Jeotgalibaca sp. MA1X17-3 genome window above contains:
- a CDS encoding IS3 family transposase (programmed frameshift) codes for the protein MAKYSYELKLKIVEDYMNGKGGYYYLANKYGVTSDSTVKKWVNSYKAMGKDSLKRSRQNKSYSVQFKVNAVELYLTTEMSYQNLAIELEINNPSLLARWVQVFHSEGMEGLSKAKGRPPKMTPDQHSKDQESRETNGSQEPHIEELKKQVHRLEIENAFFKRTQEVAERGIAQSNEQISRVIHTLRGRFKLKDILEVVKFPKSTYMYWQKRFDREDPDKEIKEVMMTIRKQHADYGYRRMKKELLKYGVEINHKKLQRLMVELDIRVKSYSRKSRKYSSYKGNVGVLAPNRINGRFNSSIPYQKITTDTTEFKYYEKDESGRLQIKKLYLDPFMDLFNREIISFKVTKQPNGESIIAALNDAIQASRTCKYRRMFHSDQGWAYQMKAYGVELEDNNIFQSMSRKGNCFDNSPMENFFSILKQEMYHGRIYKSYGELKKAIVIFINYYNNDRMKEKLNWLSPIEYRLSSPSLKQSA
- a CDS encoding ABC transporter ATP-binding protein, whose protein sequence is MGIFKRLKWFFKQEWKAYSIGIFFLVMVAIIQVISPRIVGNIIDQISLKTLTSRTLLIQVGIILACGIAQYLFRYIWRMKIWGTSAKLEKIMRSRLFHHFTKMDAIFFQKYRTGDLMAHATNDLNAIRLVAGAGILTLADSISSGGITLITMLFFVNWKLTLIAMLPLPALTIVARLLGKRMHKNFRKAQAAFSGLNDKTQESITGVKVIKTFGEEELDIEDFEKRTNDVVEKNKEVYVIDSLFGPSINFIIGISYALSLIFGGLFIMNGEMTIGALVTFFSYIGLMRWPMLAAGRLLNVLERGSASYNRIEELMTEESHIVEKDGAINQSLDGDLQVDIKSFQYVNAEHDALTDIHFTLKKGETLGIVGRTGSGKSTLFNLLLREYDQYTGSIQYNGIDIRHYTLDSLLNGVGYVPQDNFLFSTNIRDNIRFADPFLSQEEVESAAKITDVHEDILDFTNGYDTLVGERGVSLSGGQKQRVAIARAVVTNPELLILDDSLSAVDAKTEEKILENLKEKRNGETTIIAAHRISSVMHANEIIVLEDGKISERGNHEELMALNGWYRQMYEKQQLESKLEGEDE
- a CDS encoding YneF family protein, encoding MSTGAWIFIVVLGVILGAVGGFFLSRKYMMNYFEENPPFSEDMLRSMMMQMGQKPSERKVKQIMASMKAQSSKKKKNKLNRYKLWMHVFGPLFLFL
- the tsf gene encoding translation elongation factor Ts, whose product is MADVTAKMVKELRDKTGAGMMDAKRALVAVDGNMEEAVDHLRESGLAQAAKKSGRIAAEGLANVYVNANTAVIAEVNAETDFVAKNDRFQNLVKDITVTIEENKPATVEEALEIKSGEETLSDSITNATNVIGEKLSLRRFDIVNKTDNEVFGSYLHQGGRIAVLTVLEGADEETAKDVAMHIAAINPKYISREQVSTEELEHEKKVLTEQALNEGKPANIVEKMIQGRLNKFLSEISMNDQPFVKDPDMTVGKFVESKGGTVKSFVRFEVGEGIEKRQENFADEVMSQLKK
- a CDS encoding phosphatidate cytidylyltransferase, with the translated sequence MGLIASITTIFLMLPETYLTFLPNGITTIHLFYLGAMLMLVMTVLSKNEFTFDDAGVFMLASLYVGRGFHYFLMTADMGFFTVMFVLFIVWSTDIGAYLLGMKFGKTKLAPVISPNKSIEGAVGGVATAVVVSLIYVTFYNQMNLSILLLVFLTILLSVVGQLGDLTESAFKRYFGVKDSGKILPGHGGILDRFDSLLFVMPLFQIFLSIYQLN
- the frr gene encoding ribosome recycling factor, whose amino-acid sequence is MKDILMDTSERMKKAEASFERELASIRAGRANASLLDRLEVEYYGASTPVNQLATIAVPEARMLTITPYDKTVLGDIEKAIYKSDLGLNPANDGTLIRLVIPQLTEERRKELAKLVGKDSENAKIAVRNIRRDAMDALKKAEKNSEITEDELHMTEKKVQELTDESVKNIDTIAENKEQELLDV
- the lexA gene encoding transcriptional repressor LexA; the protein is MTKSRDTRQMEVLLFIYNEVQKKGYPPTVREIGNAVNLSSTSTVHGHLSRLEKSGYIYRDPTKPRAIEVSETGLTKLGVKSNQMPLLGTVTAGEPILAIEEATDFFPIPPDLQYVSEDLFMLKIRGDSMINVGILSDDSVIVRKQTSAENGDIVIAITDEDEATCKRFYKEKDYYRLQPENNSMSPIILENVQILGKVVGLYRSHIS
- the pyrH gene encoding UMP kinase yields the protein MEKPKYKRVILKLSGEALAGKAGFGINPPIIKEFVKEIKQVQELGVEIAIVVGGGNIWRGTTGEEMGMERAQADYMGMLATVMNSLALQDVLENEGVPTRVQTSIEMRQVAEPYIRRRAIRHLEKGRVVIFAGGTGNPYFSTDTTAALRAAEIEADVILMAKNNVDGVYSADPQKDANAIKFTELTHLDVISKGLQVMDTTASSLSMDNDIPLVVFNLNKPGNIRRVIMGEEIGTTVKGSKK
- a CDS encoding ABC transporter ATP-binding protein; this translates as MEKSVWSKSFSFKEQMSVLKKIFVFAAPYKKQFFTSLLFGIGLAAANVISPRIIQIFLDDYVTKNNATFEIGLQFAGLYMLTIIFKMVTMYFQNYIFKMASEKSVQNVRNHLFRKINGLGMRYFDQTPAGSIVSRITNDTETIKEFWAVFLALAEGLLSIVSVFIAMWILNKSVTLLFLLFLPMMGLMVWIYQKYSTQIYRSMRQRLSELNTKLNENILGMSIIQQFRQEKRLQKDFDDINESYANGRIAMVKMNALLLYPFISLLQAIALTMVLYLFGFQSFDGFVEVGIIYSFTTYITNFFRPLGMMMDNLSVFQDGIVSSYRVISTLDNPELVPEQQEEEGLEITNGKIEFKNVTFSYDGEQDVLKDISFTAHPGETVALVGHTGSGKSSIINVLMRFYEFTEGDILIDGKSIKDYPMEEIREKMGLVLQDSFLFYGDISRNIRLMDENIPDVAIEKAAEFVHADDFIESLPNEYHAKVIERGASYSSGERQLISFARTIIRDPKVLILDEATASIDTETENLIQQSMEKMRKGRTTIAIAHRLSTIRDAQLILVLEKGRIVERGTHEELIALEGTYYDMYRLQSMNN